The Oscarella lobularis chromosome 9, ooOscLobu1.1, whole genome shotgun sequence genome includes a window with the following:
- the LOC136190828 gene encoding low-density lipoprotein receptor-related protein 6-like — protein sequence MHAAQIVVAIVTLSGCLAAIANLPDLRFANGADIRRIRTSDQQTEVIIPNFEEVEVLDFDVARNYMFWTDFKLRKIYRAFANGTNVTEVIPWRLGEPRGLAIDWAGRHIIWCDRDPRYPRFYMYGSRIWIAPYDAAYRRAIVWRDLDEPRAIVLDVVRGHIYWADWGRKKIERCHMDGSNRTVLIRKNLGLPNGLTIDYAERRLYWTDSQNHKIEYADLDGSNRRTLLQSSSLVWPFAITVLGDSVYWTDIDERAIFTSSKKNAKEKSIVKNKQLLLPYDIGTFDSQRQQPVVGNPCAVRNGDCSHFCFYLPPSRVCGCPTGVRLLSNGVTCAPGTKKFLLFARPVDIRIYSLDVSNSIDVPLEINVSSSSWITDVAYDIDTQYVYWTEFVGHYETTIMRAKMDGSGIETVIPLQAGSSERIVIDSPGGNIFWTNGKFNSIMVAKLDGSSVKTLVTNVEKPRAIAVDPVGGYIYWTAWGSYPHIGKAFMNGTNVTVLVDSRITWPNGLAIDSEQGFLYWADAEHKTIEKSDLWGRNRVILVQSDVLHIFGLTVLDRFLYWTDLVAKTVERVDKNNGIKKRAILVNELEDGYGIKAIDTSRKPDINVCSQNNGNCSHLCLATPDGRSCACPDNYFFSNSNMTQCKTDDPYLIFANTKSGYVRKTPMKRYSMLSHVESNQLVTELMAVDFDWREKKLYISDAKRDKIFRMNLDGGGEFEVVVDYESANKGGLAIDWMGRNMYWTVANRNRIDMAQIDGKFRSTFLYENIEKPMAIAVEPAHGLLYFSTWGSPPTIQSVLISDPSSRKVIASLQSGFNPSVMTIDYETRRLFWSDPIGYQISVVDLTTGATGIAVNSQNYEPFGLAFFAGTLYWSVHFASEVRYGSPSGLRTLKRWRTLMRPSRFDGEERLVMTVVHYTRQIGENLCSLDNGGCDQFCVSQSNHSRNCSCPVHMHTEKNADNLNTCTVPQTALFYALNDTASPSFYVGQPTSLELPRNIANPTSRLVDAPLPIDIESPVWAVDLHMQTKTIYWVNAANKQLYSTTLDAADAAETPYRVRLLLPDVDVYDICVNEITGQIYYTHMQAESIGIINPDGAPVGLIVSAPQARPRSLAIDPNSGHVYWTDWGGASASVRKARLDGSGELTLVNTGLREPTGLTMRSGDIYLYWVDPSRDVIERCKVNGKDRVVYRIASGGGLGARVGLGLTLKYVFYVRPSTGHMEKISVDAGVTESEDDGVQIVPSYLVRTGMAGVTDFVVYQDMPMPDNPCAVNNGNCSHICIPSPHSYCACPLYRELKGSTCTAALCPETTHVPCDDESSCVPASQRCDGYRQCVDGSDETNRCPCSANEFTCRSSDCVSNVERCNGVPNCLDGSDEKDCPSCRRKYRLCPNKQCMKDDLFCDGINDCPDGADESPLTCQFLTPVAPNATDPPISVGKSRDDSTPSLSMIVLCALLGIFAPFAILIVMLVWRRRQRRLKEAAAANAATADEFEMNNQRRCRTESSTYNTSVPTTTECSQLTKARLEELAMAEEPRARCGRRSPSVAGISEYVLGLRSVPRMPSMSSLRTRGETDNFTLDPPMGGPMFGAASGGSVPPNPPPSEFTASCAEKKAAAAAATTLLDDYDDEFVLSSSEDEDRGPATEGKRPLTSSRRGVPGETTVDDHDDDEDGNRDAANEDEDARGGGNVSVVSAMESCPPPPPSVVTDYTQTAV from the exons ATGCACGCCGCGCAAATCGTCGTAGCGATCGTGACCCTAAGCGGTTGCCTCGCGGCTATCg CTAATCTGCCCGACTTGCGCTTCGCAAACGGAGCCGACATACGTCGCATACGAACGTCCGATCAGCAGACGGAGGTCATCATACCGAAtttcgaagaagtcgaagtgctcgatttcgacgtcgctcgaaatTACATGTTCTGGACCGACTTCAAGTTGAGAAAGATCTATCGAGCGTTCGCCAACGGCACGAACGTCACAGAG GTGATACCGTGGCGTCTAGGCGAGCCGCGCGGCCTGGCCATCGATTGGGCCGGCCGTCACATCATCTGGTGCGATCGCGATCCTCGCTACCCGCGATTCTACATGTACGGCAGTCGCATCTGGATCGCTCCGTACGACGCCGCCTATCGACGAGCGATCGTCTGGCGCGATCTCGACGAACCGCGCGCCATTGTCTTGGACGTCGTTCGCGG GCACATCTACTGGGCCGATTGGGGTCgcaagaaaatcgaacgctGCCACATGGACGGCTCCAATCGAACCGTACTTATTCGAAAAAATCTCGGCCTGCCGAACGGCTTGACGATCGACTAcgccgaacgtcgtctctaCTGGACCGATTCCCAAAATCATAAAATCGAATACGCCGACCTCGACGGttcgaatcgacgcacgCTCTTGCAGAGCAGCAGTCTCGTCTGGCCGTTCGCCATCACCGTTCTCGGCGATTCCGTCTACTGGACGGACATCGATGAACGCGCCAtattcacgtcgtcgaagaagaacgcgaaagagaaatcgattgTGAAAAATAAGCAACTCCTTTTGCCGTACGACATCGGCACGTTCGACAGTCAACGTCAACAGCCCGTCGTGGGAAATCCGTGCGCTGTTCGAAACGGCGATTGCAGTCATTTTTGCTTCTATTTGCCGCCCTCGCGCGTGTGTGGGTGTCCGACGGGCGTTCGATTGCTCTCCAACGGAGTTACGTGTGCGCCAG GTACAAAGAAATTCTTGCTCTTTGCTCGCCCGGTGGACATTCGCATCTATTCTCTCGACGTCTCCAACTCGATTGACGTTCCGCTCGAGATCAacgtatcgtcgtcgtcgtggatcACCGACGTCGCCTACGACATCGACACCCAATACGTCTATTGGACCGAATTCGTCGGCCACTacgagacgacgataatGCGCGCCAAAATGGACGGCAGCGGCATCGAGACCGTCATTCCGCTGCAAGCGGGCTCGTCGGAGCGAATCGTCATCGACTCGCCGGGCGGCAACATCTTCTGGACGAACGGGAAGTTCAATTCGATTATGGTGGCGAAGTTGGACGGGTCGAGCGTCAAGACGCTCGTTACGAATGTGGAAAAGCCGCGCGCGATTGCCGTTGATCCGGTCGGAGG ATACATTTACTGGACGGCGTGGGGCAGTTATCCTCACATAGGCAAAGCGTTCATGAACGGCACGAATGTGACGGTGCTTGTCGACTCGCGCATCACGTGGCCGAACGGTCTGGCCATCGACAGCGAACAGGGTTTTCTCTACTGGGCCGATGCCGAACACAAAACGATCGAGAAGTCCGACTTGTGGGGCCGGAATCGCGTGATATTGGTGCAATCGGACGTGCTGCACATCTTCGGGCTCACCGTGCTCGATCGGTTTTTGTACTGGACTGACTTGGTGGCGAAGACCGTGGAGAGAGTCGATAAGAACAACGGTATAAAGAAACGAGCCATCTTGGTCAACGAGCTAGAGGATGGATATGGAATCAAGGCTATAGATACCTCTAGAAAGCCAG ATATAAATGTCTGCAGCCAGAATAACGGCAACTGCAGTCATCTGTGTCTGGCGACACCGGACGGACGATCTTGTGCGTGCCCAGACAATTATTTCTTCTCGAACTCGAACATGACCCAATGCAAAA CTGACGATCCGTACCTGATTTTCGCCAATACGAAAAGCGGCTACGTCCGAAAAACGCCAATGAAACGCTACTCCATGCTATCGCACGTCGAGTCAAATCAACTCGTCACCGAACTGATGGCCGTGGATTTCGACTGGCGCGAGAAGAAACTGTACATCAGCGACGCGAAACGCGACAAGATCTTTCGTATGAATCTCGACGGAGGCGGCGAGTTCGAAGTCGTCGTAGACTACGAATCGGCTAACAAGGGCGGTTTGGCTATCGATTGGATGGGCCGCAATATGTATTGGACGGTCGCGAATCGAAATCGTATAGATATGGCGCAGATCGACGGAAAATTTCGAAGCACATTTCTTTATGAGAACATAGAGAAGCCAATGGCAATTGCAGTGGAACCAGCACACgg GCTTCTCTATTTCTCTACGTGGGGTTCTCCGCCGACTATCCAATCCGTCCTCATCTCTGATCCGTCGTCGCGTAAAGTCATCGCGAGTCTCCAGTCGGGTTTCAATCCGTCGGTCATGACTATCGACTACGAGACGCGCCGTCTCTTCTGGTCCGATCCGATCGGCTATCAAatcagcgtcgtcgatttgacgacggGCGCCACGGGAATCGCCGTCAACTCGCAGAACTACGAGCCGTTCGGCTTGGCCTTCTTCGCCGGCACTCTCTACTGGTCCGTTCACTTCGCGTCGGAGGTGCGCTACGGCTCGCCGTCCGGTCTTCGAACGCTGAAGAGGTGGCGAACGCTAATGCGTCCTtcgcgattcgacggcgaagagcgACTCGTCATGACCGTCGTTCACTACACGCGTCAAATCGGCGAGAATTTGTGCTCGCTGGACAACGGGGGTTGCGATCAGTTCTGCGTGTCGCAGTCGAATCATTCGAGGAATTGCTCGTGTCCGGTGCACATGCACACGGAAAAGAACGCAGACAACCTCAATACGTGCACCG TTCCCCAAACGGCTTTGTTCTACGCGCTCAACGACaccgcgtcgccgtcgttctaCGTCGGCCAAccgacgtcgctcgaatTGCCGCGCAACATCGCCAATCCGACGagccgtctcgtcgacgcgcctcTACCCATCGACATCGAATCGCCCGTCTGGGCCGTCGATCTTCACAtgcaaacgaaaacgatctACTGGGTGAACGCGGCGAACAAGCAGCTCtactcgacgacgctcgacgccgccgacgccgccgaaacgcCGTATCGCGttcgccttctcctccccgacgtcgacgtctacGACATCTGCGTGAATGAGATTACGGGGCAGATCTACTACACGCACATGCAAGCCGAATCGATTGGGATCATCAACCCCGACGGCGCGCCCGTCGGTCTCATCGTCAGCGCGCCGCAGGCGCGCCCGCGCTCACTCGCCATTGACCCCAACTCGGGCCACGTCTATTGGACGGATTGGGGCGGCGCGAGCGCGTCGGTGCGCAAGGCGCGACTCGACGGCTCCGGAGAGCTGACGCTCGTGAATACTGGACTTCGAGAGCCGACCGGACTCACGATGCGTTCCGGCGATATTTATCTCTATTGGGTCGATCCGAGTCGGGACGTGATCGAACGCTGCAAGGTCAACGGGAAGGATCGGGTCGTGTATCGGATCGCGTCCGGAGGCGGATTGGGAGCGCGAGTCGGATTGGGATTGACGTTGAAGTATGTATTCTACGTGCGACCGTCGACGGGTCACATGGAGAAAATATCGGTCGACGCCGGCGTGACGGAGAGCGAGGACGACGGCGTGCAGATCGTGCCGAGTTATTTGGTTCGAACGGGGATGGCGGGCGTGACCGATTTTGTCGTATATCAAGACATGCCGATGCCAG atAATCCGTGTGCCGTCAACAATGGAAATTGCAGTCACATTTGCATTCCCTCTCCTCATTCGTATTGTGCGTGTCCGCTCTATCGAGAGTTGAAGGGAAGCACGTGCACTG CTGCGCTTTGCCCCGAGACGACGCACGTTCCGTgtgacgacgaatcgtcgtgcGTTCCGGCGAGTCAGCGTTGCGACGGCTATCGGCAGTGCGTGGACGGTTCTGACGAAACGAATCGCT GCCCCTGTTCCGCCAACGAGTTTACCTGTCGCTCCAGCGACTGCGTGTCGAACGTCGAACGCTGCAACGGCGTACCCAACTGTCTCGACGGCTCAGACGAAAAAGATTGCC CGAGCTGCCGCCGAAAATATCGTCTCTGTCCCAACAAGCAATGCATGAAAGACGATCTCTTTTGCGACGGCATCAACGACTGCCCggacggcgccgacgaatcGCCGCTCACCTGTCAATTCCTGACGCCCGTCGCCCCCAACGCGACCGACCCCCCGATCTCCGTCGGCAAATCGCGCGACGACagcacgccgtcgctctcgatGATCGTCCTCTGCGCTCTTCTCGGAATTTTCGCGCCGTTCGCGATTCTCATCGTCATGTTGGtatggcgacggcgacaacgacgtctcaaagaggcggcggcggcgaacgcggcgacggcggacgaATTCGAAATGAATAATCAACGTCGATGTCGTACGGAGAGTTCGACGTACAACACCTCGGTTCCCACGACGACCGAATGCAGTCAGTTGACGAAGGCTCGTCTCGAAGAGCTGGCGATGGCGGAGGAGCCGCGAGCGCGCTGCGGTCGGCGATCGCCGTCCGTCGCCGGGATATCCGAATACGTTCTCGGGCTTCGGTCCGTGCCGCGCATgccgtcgatgtcgtcgttgcGCACGCGCGGCGAGACGGATAATTTTACGCTCGATCCGCCCATGGGCGGGCCTATGTTTGGAGCCGCTTCTGGCGGCAGTGTGCCGCCGAATCCGCCGCCGAGCGAATTCACGGCGTCGTGCGCCGAGAAGaaggccgccgccgccgctgccacCACCCTTCTAGATGAttatgacgacgaattcgttctGTCGTCGTCTGAAGACGAGGACAGAGGACCCGCGACTGAGGGAAAGAGACCGCTGACTTCGTCTCGGAGGGGCGTTCCTGGGGAAACGACAGTTGATGatcatgatgatgatgaagacgGCAACCGTGATGCTGCtaatgaagacgaagacgctaGGGGCGGTGGTAACGTTTCGGTGGTGAGTGCCATGGAGTCGtgtcctccgccgccgccgtcagtTGTTACGGACTACACACAAACTGCTGTATAG
- the LOC136190844 gene encoding choline/ethanolaminephosphotransferase 1-like — translation MSFLWRPPLTEDQLRGLDEHKYSCKGRSIIEPAFQVLWNWLVEQLPLWIAPNLLTITGLALNVVTSLLVAFYCPNATETAPAWVFYLCALGLFTYQCLDAIDGKQARRTGTSSAMGELFDHGCDSVSTFIVILSTVCAMQMGSYPLPTFLYCFTSIFVFYSAHWRAYVTGTLQFGKLDVTEAQLLVIIVYTLSGALGQSIWATRVYGIEMKLIIVFLSLLFAWATAANNLRVILEGGQGKNGSTVADTSVLSPAFPMAFLLFTAYTLYLHSTIFHDYSSVFVFTFGVAGAKASNNLVIAHMSKSPIGLFDRCLIGPLLMLMNLYFHSFIDEFYLMIAALCFGTFDLVFTSAMICRQLCDHMKIYCFTIWPKAAASN, via the exons ATGTCCTTTCTCTGGCGTCCTCCGCTCACGGAGGACCAACTGCGAGGTCTAGACGAGCACAAGTACAGCTGCAAAGGCCGATCGATCATCGAGCCGGCGTTCCAAGTCCTCTGGAATTGGCTAGTAGAGCAACTCCCCCTCTGGATCGCGCCCAACCTTCTCACCATCACCGGCCTAGCGTTAAACGTCGTAACAAGTCTTCTAGTGGCATTCTATTGCCCGAACGCAACGGAAACG GCGCCAGCGTGGGTTTTCTATTTATGCGCTCTGGGTCTCTTTACTTATCAGTGCTTGGACGCAATTGACGGCAAGCAGGCTCGACGCACGGGAACGAGTTCGGCTATGGGCGAGCTCTTCGATCACGGCTGCGATTCCGTTTCGACATTTATTGTCATCCTGTCCACCGTTTGCGCAATGCAGATGGGCTCCTATCCGCTTCCGACGTTCCTGTACTGTTttacgtcgattttcgttttctattcgGCTCATTGGCGAGCGTACGTGACGGGAACACTCCAATTTGGAAA ACTTGACGTTACCGAGGCTCAGCTGCTCGTCATAATAGTCTACACTCTATCCGGTGCCCTTGGACAATCCATTTGGGCCACAAGG GTGTACGGGATAGAAATGAAACTTATAATCGTCTTTCTGTCCCTACTCTTTGCCTGGGCCACTGCTGCTAATAATCTACGAGTGATACTCGAAGGCGGGCAAGGAAAGAACGGCTCGACTGTTGCC gATACTAGTGTTCTGTCGCCGGCATTCCCCATGGCATTTCTCCTCTTCACCGCGTACACGCTCTATCTTCATTCGACCATTTTTCACGACTATTCGAGCGTTTTTGTCTTCACATTCGGCGTGGCCGGCGCAAAAGCGTCGAACAATTTAGTG ATTGCTCACATGAGCAAGAGTCCTATAGGACTTTTCGATCGCTGTCTTATTGGACCGCTTCTTATGCTTATGAATCTCTACTTTCACTCCTTCATAGACGAGTTCTATTTGATGATCGCCGCTTTG tGCTTTGGCACGTTTGATTTGGTTTTCACTTCTGCCATGATCTGTCGCCAGCTTTGCGATCACATGAAGATCTACTGCTTTACCATTTGGCCAAAAGCGGCTGCCAGCAACTGA